The following are encoded together in the Parafrankia discariae genome:
- a CDS encoding nuclear transport factor 2 family protein, translated as MSVEDELKELRRELQYVTDRLAILDCVMKQSRGHDRHDIELMASVYHNDGVDEHGPVVKLGPDYGEYANQAHSSVFVDHLHNITTHTCEIDGDEAHCESYVIGAMRSRDGKTVHIFGGRYLDRVERRNGVWRIALRRCTLEWTMNGDTSLLSSGSFTGFIKGTWDKNDPSYARPLNLEKTPVKKW; from the coding sequence ATGTCCGTCGAGGACGAGCTCAAGGAACTTCGCCGCGAGCTCCAGTACGTCACGGACCGTCTCGCGATTCTCGACTGCGTCATGAAACAGTCACGCGGTCACGACCGCCATGACATCGAGCTTATGGCAAGCGTCTACCACAACGATGGAGTCGACGAGCACGGGCCCGTCGTGAAGCTCGGCCCCGACTACGGCGAGTACGCCAACCAGGCTCACTCGTCGGTTTTTGTCGATCACTTGCACAACATCACGACCCACACCTGCGAGATCGACGGCGACGAGGCTCACTGCGAAAGCTACGTCATCGGCGCTATGCGTTCCCGCGACGGCAAGACCGTGCACATCTTCGGAGGAAGATACCTCGATCGCGTCGAGCGGCGGAACGGCGTGTGGAGGATCGCGTTGCGGCGGTGCACCCTCGAGTGGACGATGAACGGCGACACGTCGCTCCTCTCTTCTGGTTCGTTCACAGGCTTCATCAAGGGAACGTGGGACAAGAACGATCCGTCGTATGCGCGGCCCTTGAACCTGGAGAAGACCCCGGTCAAGAAGTGGTAA
- a CDS encoding SDR family NAD(P)-dependent oxidoreductase: protein MRRRRLSCVAIVTGGASGLGLSICEHLARQGRNVGVLDQDVDAAERVAAGLRSQGTKAVAVGVDVADWASVTTAFDAVRAELGPVGILVTSAGVSGFVPFEDLTIDVWSRTIEVNLTGTFTCVQAAIADMVAAGWGRIVTISSAAGQTGVARQAHYAASKGGVIALTKALALEYAAKGITVNTIPPFTADTPLLRSMQQAKHLPRAETLARMIPAGRLGTGDDIAAVCAFLCTEEAGYLTGQVIAVNGGAVT, encoded by the coding sequence ATGAGGAGGCGTAGGTTGAGTTGTGTCGCTATCGTGACCGGCGGTGCGTCGGGGTTGGGTCTGTCGATCTGCGAGCATCTCGCCCGGCAGGGGCGGAACGTAGGCGTACTCGACCAGGACGTCGATGCCGCCGAGCGGGTGGCTGCCGGTCTGCGGTCGCAGGGAACTAAGGCGGTAGCGGTCGGGGTCGACGTGGCCGACTGGGCCTCGGTCACCACGGCGTTCGACGCGGTCCGCGCCGAACTCGGACCGGTCGGGATCCTCGTGACCAGCGCCGGTGTCTCCGGGTTCGTGCCTTTCGAGGACCTGACGATCGACGTCTGGTCGCGGACCATCGAGGTCAACCTGACGGGGACGTTCACCTGCGTGCAGGCGGCGATCGCGGACATGGTGGCTGCCGGCTGGGGCCGTATCGTCACCATCTCGTCCGCGGCGGGTCAGACCGGTGTGGCCCGCCAGGCACACTACGCGGCGTCGAAGGGCGGCGTCATCGCGCTTACCAAGGCGTTGGCGCTCGAGTACGCGGCCAAGGGGATCACGGTGAACACGATCCCGCCGTTCACCGCCGACACGCCGCTGCTGCGCAGCATGCAGCAGGCGAAGCACCTACCGAGGGCCGAGACGCTGGCGCGGATGATCCCGGCCGGCCGGCTCGGTACGGGCGACGACATCGCGGCGGTCTGCGCGTTCCTGTGCACCGAGGAGGCCGGCTACCTAACTGGTCAGGTCATCGCTGTCAATGGAGGAGCAGTCACGTGA
- a CDS encoding TIGR03564 family F420-dependent LLM class oxidoreductase — protein sequence MRIGLTGGGSSADKIVQQAKEAEAEGFASLWYASAVTGDPLVAMAVAGRETTRIELGTAVLQTYPCHPLLQANRAASVVSTMNRPGFTLGLGPSHEGLIRDVYGLSYDHPGRSTEEYVTILTGLLRGEAVDVKGEDWTAHTAERMVPISHPVPVLLAALSPRLLRVAGQLADGVVLWMAPPRAIETHVAPKVHAAAAAAGRPAPRIVAGLPVAVHDDLDEARAATAATAAGYGSLPNYQRILRIGGASTATEAAIVGNEASVRGQLHGLIDAGATDVWANVVPVGDTREARAASRRRTTELLRELLDQS from the coding sequence GTGCGCATCGGTTTGACCGGTGGGGGTAGCTCGGCGGACAAAATCGTCCAGCAGGCGAAAGAAGCTGAGGCCGAAGGCTTCGCGTCTCTGTGGTACGCGAGCGCCGTCACCGGCGACCCGCTCGTCGCCATGGCCGTCGCAGGCCGCGAGACAACCAGGATCGAACTGGGCACCGCCGTCCTGCAGACCTATCCCTGCCATCCCCTGCTGCAGGCCAACCGCGCCGCGTCCGTCGTCTCCACGATGAACCGGCCCGGCTTCACCCTGGGCCTCGGCCCCTCACACGAAGGCTTGATCCGGGACGTCTATGGCCTGTCCTACGACCATCCCGGCCGCAGCACCGAAGAGTACGTCACCATCCTCACCGGCCTGCTCCGCGGTGAGGCCGTCGATGTCAAGGGCGAGGACTGGACAGCACACACCGCCGAGCGGATGGTTCCCATCAGCCACCCGGTGCCCGTACTGCTCGCGGCCTTGTCGCCCCGCCTGCTCCGGGTCGCCGGCCAGCTCGCCGACGGCGTGGTGCTGTGGATGGCCCCGCCACGGGCGATCGAAACCCACGTGGCGCCTAAGGTGCACGCCGCGGCCGCCGCGGCGGGCCGCCCGGCCCCACGCATCGTCGCCGGGCTCCCCGTCGCCGTCCACGACGACCTCGACGAGGCCCGTGCCGCCACCGCAGCCACCGCAGCCGGTTACGGCAGCCTGCCCAACTACCAGCGCATCCTCAGAATCGGCGGGGCCTCGACCGCGACCGAGGCCGCCATCGTCGGCAACGAGGCCTCCGTACGCGGCCAGCTCCACGGCCTGATCGACGCCGGCGCCACCGACGTCTGGGCCAACGTCGTCCCGGTTGGCGACACTCGGGAAGCTCGGGCTGCCTCCCGACGCCGCACCACCGAGCTGCTCCGCGAGCTCCTCGACCAGAGCTGA
- a CDS encoding VOC family protein encodes MSELSKQAASGVAISHIGLCVSDFDRSIRFYTEGLGFRLAERFDIGDSLAQLAEVPPPIRCRSQMIVNGQTKLELLDWKTPRPEGTALTTRRQIGFTHLSVYVNDLAAAEARLVALGATPIEYTRTHIPMRDSAMDVLFLADPDGIRIELVQVTSRR; translated from the coding sequence ATGTCTGAATTATCGAAGCAAGCCGCTAGTGGCGTAGCTATATCCCACATCGGCCTCTGCGTGTCCGACTTCGACCGGTCGATACGGTTCTATACCGAAGGGCTGGGGTTTCGGCTCGCCGAGAGGTTCGACATCGGCGATTCCCTCGCTCAGCTGGCCGAGGTGCCGCCGCCCATACGTTGCCGATCTCAGATGATCGTCAACGGCCAGACGAAGTTGGAACTGCTCGACTGGAAGACCCCGAGGCCAGAGGGCACAGCCCTGACGACGCGGCGGCAGATCGGCTTCACCCATCTGTCGGTCTACGTCAACGATCTCGCTGCGGCCGAGGCACGCCTGGTGGCACTCGGCGCGACGCCGATCGAGTACACCCGAACACACATCCCGATGCGCGACAGCGCGATGGACGTGCTCTTCCTGGCGGACCCCGACGGCATCCGCATCGAACTGGTGCAGGTGACGAGCCGCCGCTGA
- a CDS encoding TetR/AcrR family transcriptional regulator, translating to MTTPRRVGAETSKTRAALLDSAERLMLSEGYAAVTYRGVASRAGVTSGLVQYYFPTLDDLFLALVRRRTDQTLGVLVEALRTDHPLRALWEFSNNWTAGALIAELTALANHRKKIRAEIAAVGEKVRELTLEALSRSSNDYTVPLGRVPAEVLVFLVTSSPRMVIIEQSVGMSTSHAETIDFVERYLDKVEPRTARESAASRESDT from the coding sequence ATGACGACACCCCGCCGGGTTGGCGCGGAAACATCGAAGACACGCGCGGCGTTGTTGGACAGTGCCGAGAGGCTCATGCTCAGCGAGGGGTACGCGGCAGTGACCTACCGTGGGGTGGCGTCCCGGGCCGGAGTGACGTCCGGATTGGTCCAGTACTATTTTCCGACACTGGACGATCTTTTTCTCGCCCTGGTTCGGCGTCGGACAGACCAGACCTTGGGGGTGCTGGTCGAGGCGCTCCGGACGGATCACCCCCTGCGGGCACTCTGGGAGTTTTCGAACAACTGGACCGCCGGCGCTCTGATAGCGGAACTCACGGCCCTGGCGAACCACCGCAAGAAAATCCGGGCCGAGATCGCCGCCGTCGGCGAGAAGGTGCGTGAGTTGACACTTGAGGCGCTATCGAGGTCGTCGAACGATTACACGGTTCCCCTGGGCAGAGTTCCGGCCGAGGTACTCGTCTTTTTGGTGACCAGCAGCCCGCGGATGGTCATCATTGAACAGTCGGTCGGCATGTCGACGTCTCACGCGGAGACGATCGACTTTGTTGAGCGCTACCTGGACAAGGTCGAACCCCGGACGGCGCGCGAGAGCGCGGCGAGTCGGGAATCGGACACGTAA
- a CDS encoding SDR family NAD(P)-dependent oxidoreductase — protein sequence MRDRFALDGQVAVITGGGTGIGRGAALALAEYGADVVLAARRVEPLESTAKEVQAAGRRALSLPTDVTSAQQCQQLVDTTVAEFGRLDILVNCAGGAETKSIRRWTEEEWHQVLALNLGSVWFLSRAASVPMLQQGRGAIVNISSGASLLAMPQAAPYGAAKAGVNSLTRSMAAAWTGKGIRVNAIAVGAVRAATLTDDAARYGLDPEAIGLTNASGRLGEPDEIGNAVLFFASDAASFCSGQTLYIHGGPGPAGV from the coding sequence GTGAGGGATCGGTTCGCGCTCGATGGTCAGGTTGCCGTCATCACCGGCGGGGGCACCGGCATCGGCCGGGGTGCGGCGCTCGCGCTCGCCGAGTACGGGGCCGATGTCGTGCTCGCCGCGCGCCGGGTGGAGCCACTGGAGTCCACGGCCAAGGAGGTCCAGGCGGCGGGCCGGCGAGCGCTCTCGCTGCCGACGGACGTGACCAGCGCGCAGCAGTGCCAGCAGCTCGTTGACACCACGGTGGCAGAGTTCGGGCGGCTCGACATCCTCGTCAACTGTGCCGGCGGTGCGGAGACGAAGTCGATCCGGCGATGGACTGAGGAGGAGTGGCACCAGGTCCTGGCGCTCAACCTCGGCAGCGTGTGGTTCCTCTCCCGTGCAGCCTCGGTTCCGATGCTTCAGCAGGGCAGGGGCGCGATCGTGAACATCTCCTCGGGTGCCAGCCTGCTCGCGATGCCGCAGGCCGCGCCGTACGGCGCGGCGAAGGCCGGGGTCAACAGCCTCACCCGCTCCATGGCCGCTGCCTGGACTGGTAAGGGGATCCGGGTCAACGCCATCGCCGTCGGAGCTGTCCGGGCCGCCACCCTGACCGACGACGCCGCCCGTTATGGGCTCGACCCGGAGGCGATCGGCCTGACCAACGCCTCGGGCCGCCTCGGGGAACCCGACGAGATCGGCAACGCCGTCCTGTTCTTCGCCTCCGACGCCGCCAGCTTCTGCTCCGGCCAAACCCTCTACATCCACGGCGGCCCTGGCCCGGCTGGGGTCTGA
- a CDS encoding carboxymuconolactone decarboxylase family protein: MARIEPLPAKKWPAEMRDAFAALVPPKPRHTRSIQEGRPKARNAFGTFAHHPDLARAFFTLNGHVLLATTLAQRQTELLVLRVAALRKCDYVWAQHVLIGREAGLTDEEIEKIARGPADPAWSPSDSALLRAVDELLDAGTIGDETWAALTAELDTQQLMDLIFTVGAFEASAFLMNSFAFNLDDDLRPS; encoded by the coding sequence ATGGCCCGAATCGAACCGCTCCCAGCCAAGAAATGGCCCGCGGAGATGCGGGATGCTTTTGCCGCCCTGGTACCGCCGAAGCCTCGCCATACGCGGTCCATCCAGGAGGGCCGACCGAAGGCCCGCAATGCCTTCGGGACGTTCGCCCACCACCCGGACCTCGCGCGGGCGTTCTTCACGCTCAACGGTCACGTGCTGCTGGCGACCACCCTTGCCCAGCGGCAGACGGAGCTGCTGGTCCTGCGGGTCGCGGCGCTACGCAAATGCGACTACGTGTGGGCGCAGCACGTCCTCATCGGTCGCGAGGCCGGGCTGACCGACGAGGAGATCGAGAAGATTGCCCGAGGGCCAGCCGATCCGGCTTGGAGCCCATCCGACTCAGCACTGCTGCGCGCCGTTGACGAGCTGCTCGACGCCGGCACAATCGGCGACGAGACCTGGGCCGCGCTGACCGCCGAACTCGACACCCAGCAGCTCATGGACCTCATCTTCACAGTCGGCGCCTTCGAGGCATCCGCCTTTCTGATGAACTCCTTCGCGTTTAACCTCGACGACGATCTACGACCGAGCTAA